From Buchnera aphidicola (Mindarus keteleerifoliae), the proteins below share one genomic window:
- the dnaQ gene encoding DNA polymerase III subunit epsilon, which produces MFIFSNHMIRQIVLDTETTGMNRKGSICKNHKIIEIGAVELINRKLTGNNFHIYLNPNRKVDLEAFKIHGISDSFLKKKPTFREISTDFLNYIKNSDLIIHNADFDFSFIQYEFKFLNIKIQPKKNFLKLIDTLIIARKLFPGKKNSLDALCSRYQINNNNRKLHSAIIDAKLLARVYLLMTSSQEEINFELKESNVERAHKIKKKHSFKKSSFSYLFANDQEKRDHNFYLKEIRKKFGKCLWIDSFKK; this is translated from the coding sequence ATGTTTATATTTTCTAATCACATGATACGACAAATAGTATTGGATACCGAGACAACTGGTATGAATCGAAAAGGATCTATTTGCAAAAATCACAAAATTATTGAAATTGGTGCCGTAGAATTAATAAATCGTAAATTAACAGGAAATAATTTTCATATTTATCTTAATCCTAATCGAAAAGTTGATTTAGAAGCTTTTAAAATTCATGGAATTTCAGATTCTTTTTTAAAAAAAAAGCCAACTTTTAGAGAAATTTCAACTGATTTTTTAAATTATATAAAAAACTCAGACTTAATTATTCACAATGCTGATTTTGACTTTAGCTTTATTCAATATGAATTTAAATTTTTAAATATTAAAATTCAACCTAAAAAAAATTTCTTGAAATTAATCGATACTTTAATTATAGCAAGAAAATTATTTCCCGGTAAAAAAAATTCATTAGATGCCCTTTGTTCTCGTTATCAAATAAATAATAACAATAGAAAATTACATAGTGCAATAATAGATGCTAAATTATTAGCAAGAGTATATTTACTAATGACAAGTAGTCAAGAAGAAATTAATTTCGAATTAAAAGAAAGCAATGTGGAAAGAGCACATAAGATAAAAAAAAAACATTCTTTTAAAAAAAGCTCTTTTAGTTATTTATTTGCTAATGACCAGGAAAAAAGAGATCACAATTTTTATTTAAAAGAAATAAGAAAAAAGTTTGGAAAATGTTTATGGATCGATTCTTTTAAAAAATAA
- a CDS encoding RnfH family protein, with protein MKKINVSLVYAYLEIQYILKIRILKHSTVKEVILKSKILNFSNDINLSKNKIGIYGKIVSLNDFVEEGDRIEIYRNLFFTPQELRIKNLKKIK; from the coding sequence ATGAAGAAAATAAATGTTTCATTAGTATATGCATATTTAGAAATACAATATATCTTAAAAATTAGAATTTTAAAACATTCAACTGTAAAGGAAGTAATTTTAAAATCTAAGATTTTAAATTTTTCAAATGATATTAATTTATCCAAAAATAAAATAGGAATATATGGAAAAATTGTATCGTTAAATGATTTTGTTGAAGAAGGAGATAGAATTGAAATTTATAGGAATCTTTTTTTTACTCCTCAAGAACTAAGAATTAAAAATCTTAAAAAAATAAAATAA
- the gloB gene encoding hydroxyacylglutathione hydrolase, producing MILYSNNLIKIKKIKILKDNYVWVIVNNQKLVIIVDPGESKFLILYLRKRNYIPVSVFLTHKHEDHIEGVFFLLKNFPKLKIYGPREIKMFKTIIYVDEKKRIDLLGIKWKILHTPGHTKEHVSYYSYPFLFCGDVLFSGGCGRVYKNFYEEQFTSIQKILSLPNEIFIYPSHEYTKKNLEFSSSLLKEDKNIINYLNKIKNFKKKIFCSLPTKLKLEKKINIFLRTKEKMLKTSIGLSKNSNDIDCFIKLRILRNSY from the coding sequence ATGATATTATATTCAAATAATTTAATTAAAATAAAAAAAATAAAAATACTAAAAGATAATTATGTTTGGGTTATTGTTAATAACCAAAAATTGGTAATTATTGTAGATCCTGGAGAATCTAAATTTCTAATCTTATATTTAAGAAAAAGAAATTATATTCCAGTGTCTGTATTTCTAACTCATAAACATGAAGATCATATAGAAGGAGTATTTTTTTTATTAAAAAATTTTCCAAAATTAAAAATTTATGGTCCTAGAGAAATAAAAATGTTTAAAACTATAATTTATGTTGATGAAAAAAAACGAATTGATTTGTTAGGAATAAAATGGAAAATTTTGCATACTCCGGGACATACGAAAGAACACGTGAGTTATTACTCATATCCATTTTTATTCTGTGGAGATGTTTTATTTTCTGGAGGATGTGGAAGAGTATATAAAAACTTTTATGAAGAACAATTTACTTCTATTCAAAAAATATTGTCATTACCTAATGAAATATTCATATATCCTTCTCATGAATATACAAAAAAAAATTTAGAATTTTCCTCTTCTTTATTAAAAGAAGATAAAAATATCATTAATTACTTAAATAAAATTAAAAATTTTAAAAAAAAAATATTTTGTAGTTTACCTACAAAACTAAAATTAGAAAAAAAAATAAATATCTTTCTAAGAACTAAAGAAAAAATGTTAAAAACTTCTATTGGATTATCAAAAAATTCAAATGATATAGATTGTTTTATTAAACTTAGAATTTTAAGAAACTCTTATTAA
- the gpt gene encoding xanthine phosphoribosyltransferase: protein MGKKYIVTWDKLQIYARRLAKKLFKKKNNWKGIIAVSRGGLIPSAIIARELGIRLVDTLCISSYDYNRLRDIKIIKLAKGNEEGIIVIDDLVDTGGTAKIIRDMYPKAYFVTIFAKPIGKFFVDAYVIDVPQDTWIEQPWDMSISYVPPLSEL from the coding sequence ATGGGTAAAAAATATATTGTTACTTGGGACAAATTGCAAATTTATGCAAGAAGATTAGCTAAAAAATTATTTAAAAAAAAAAATAATTGGAAAGGTATCATAGCAGTTAGTAGAGGAGGTTTAATACCTTCGGCAATTATTGCAAGGGAATTAGGAATAAGATTAGTAGATACTTTATGCATTTCTAGTTACGATTATAATCGTTTAAGGGATATAAAGATAATAAAATTAGCTAAAGGAAATGAAGAAGGAATTATTGTTATAGACGATTTAGTTGATACAGGAGGAACAGCAAAAATTATTCGTGATATGTATCCGAAAGCATATTTCGTAACTATTTTTGCTAAACCTATAGGAAAATTTTTCGTAGATGCTTATGTAATCGATGTCCCTCAAGATACTTGGATAGAACAACCCTGGGATATGTCTATTTCTTACGTTCCCCCTTTATCGGAATTATGA
- the rnhA gene encoding ribonuclease HI has protein sequence MIKLVKIFTDGSCLGNPGPGGCSAIIEYKNNKKILSVGYDFTTNNRMELMAAIMAMESLQERCMVELTTDSIYVKNGITKWIKNWKLNNWKTKKNQKVKNIDLWKRLNDLIQKHNVFWKWTKSHFGNKKNQKCDKLAKSAARSSSTLKDTGYHNDIIFK, from the coding sequence ATGATAAAATTAGTCAAAATATTTACTGATGGTTCTTGTCTAGGCAATCCAGGACCTGGAGGTTGTTCAGCTATAATAGAATATAAAAATAACAAAAAAATACTATCAGTAGGATATGATTTCACCACTAATAATAGAATGGAATTGATGGCTGCAATTATGGCAATGGAATCTTTGCAAGAAAGATGTATGGTAGAATTAACTACTGATAGTATATATGTAAAAAATGGAATTACTAAATGGATTAAAAATTGGAAATTAAATAACTGGAAAACTAAAAAAAACCAAAAAGTAAAAAATATAGATTTGTGGAAACGATTAAATGATTTGATACAAAAACACAATGTTTTTTGGAAATGGACCAAATCACATTTTGGAAATAAAAAAAATCAAAAATGTGATAAATTAGCAAAGTCAGCAGCTAGATCATCTTCAACTTTGAAAGATACAGGATATCACAATGATATTATATTCAAATAA
- the smpB gene encoding SsrA-binding protein SmpB yields MSKKNNNIINNNKAYYNFSVKNTFIAGIVLKGWEVKSIRKKKIDISKGYVLFRFNELYLNSVKIEFIQAKKNYEETNALRERKLLLTKKEIKFIYEEIKKKKYTIIPLSLFWKKNWCKIKIGLSKGKKKYDKRNTERKKSWKMEQLKIMKKNTK; encoded by the coding sequence ATGTCAAAAAAAAATAATAATATTATTAATAATAACAAAGCTTATTATAATTTTTCTGTTAAAAACACTTTTATAGCAGGAATTGTATTAAAAGGTTGGGAAGTTAAATCAATAAGAAAAAAAAAAATAGATATCAGTAAAGGATATGTTCTTTTTAGATTTAATGAATTGTATTTAAATTCAGTAAAAATTGAATTTATTCAAGCAAAAAAAAATTATGAAGAAACAAACGCTTTAAGAGAAAGAAAATTATTATTAACTAAAAAAGAAATAAAATTTATATATGAAGAAATTAAAAAGAAAAAATATACAATAATTCCCTTATCATTATTTTGGAAAAAAAATTGGTGTAAAATTAAAATTGGGCTTTCTAAAGGGAAAAAAAAGTATGATAAAAGAAATACAGAAAGGAAAAAAAGTTGGAAAATGGAACAATTAAAAATTATGAAAAAAAATACCAAGTAA
- a CDS encoding nucleotide exchange factor GrpE, translated as MTEKEKKNHEFDAKKLKNTSNGTEPFDVENIKNTSNGTEPFDVENIKNTSNGTEPFDVENIKNTSNGTEPFDVENIKEIDFLKVIDDPEINELKNKILKSEIEFLKQKNNLEKKLNTSKYLFKKELEKNYKFCLENSISELLPVLDNIERALESVKNNVNKNFSEKFSNKLEKLISLILKTLNHFNVEVIKDKNVLFNPKIHQAISVQKSSEIKPNHIIFLMQKGYLLNKRLLRPAMVIVSE; from the coding sequence ATGACAGAGAAAGAAAAAAAAAATCATGAATTCGATGCTAAAAAATTAAAAAATACAAGTAATGGCACCGAACCATTTGATGTTGAAAATATAAAAAATACAAGTAATGGCACCGAACCATTTGATGTTGAAAATATAAAAAATACAAGTAATGGCACCGAACCATTTGATGTTGAAAATATAAAAAATACAAGTAATGGCACCGAACCATTTGATGTTGAAAATATAAAAGAAATAGATTTTTTAAAGGTGATCGATGATCCTGAAATAAATGAATTAAAGAATAAAATTTTAAAATCTGAAATTGAATTTTTAAAACAAAAAAATAACTTAGAAAAAAAACTAAATACAAGTAAATATTTATTTAAAAAAGAATTGGAAAAAAATTATAAATTTTGCTTAGAAAATTCAATATCTGAATTGCTGCCTGTATTAGATAATATAGAAAGAGCATTAGAATCGGTTAAAAATAATGTTAACAAAAATTTTTCGGAAAAGTTTTCTAATAAATTAGAAAAATTAATTAGTTTGATTTTAAAAACATTAAATCATTTTAATGTAGAAGTAATCAAAGATAAAAACGTATTGTTTAATCCTAAAATTCATCAAGCAATATCCGTCCAAAAATCTTCTGAAATTAAACCAAATCATATAATTTTTTTAATGCAAAAAGGATATTTGTTAAATAAACGTTTATTACGTCCAGCAATGGTTATAGTTTCTGAATAA
- the argS gene encoding arginine--tRNA ligase, which yields MNLKSELSKIFKKALIDSCVSFDHDLGIKKSSKNQKSDYQVNGLINISKKMHIDPYELSNKIILKIKKKKFHKKIEIIKPGLITIILSKKWLEEKAEKMFSCSRLNIVNTKKPKTIVVDYSSPNVAKEMHVGHLRSTIIGDVLVRVLKYLGHKVIKVNHIGDWGIQFGMLIAFMLEKKIDFKEKIDLKKLEIFYQKAKKKYEINNNFARKSKNFTCLLQKKESFCIDIWKKIVDITVKYNQEIYKKLNVSLLLKDVKGESQYNDHLRSLVKDLIKKNIAVKKNGSIIVYLNEFKNRNGKTMGVIIRKKDKSYLYSTIDIACLKYRCQTLLADRIVYYTDSRQEQHLKQVTIIAKKAGYVPLNVLIEHHVFGMILSKKKQPFKTRTGDNIKLTTLINKAIEKSTKIIKEKNPKISKKELNNYAPIIGIGALKYFDLSKNRNNNYIFDWEQILSFEGNTAPYIQYAYTRIISILKKSKLHKLNIKEKICLKKEIEKKLIIQLLEFEEIILNISKHGKPHIMCLYLYELSSIFSSFYETCPIIFAKKKKIFLSRIKLSILTSKVIKKGLNLLGIKTIEKM from the coding sequence ATGAACCTTAAATCAGAATTGTCTAAAATATTTAAAAAGGCATTAATCGATTCTTGTGTTTCTTTTGATCATGATTTAGGAATAAAAAAAAGTTCTAAAAACCAAAAAAGTGATTATCAAGTTAATGGACTTATAAACATTTCAAAAAAAATGCATATAGACCCTTATGAACTTTCAAATAAAATTATCTTAAAAATTAAGAAAAAAAAATTTCATAAAAAAATAGAAATTATAAAACCAGGATTAATTACAATTATTTTAAGTAAAAAATGGTTAGAAGAAAAAGCTGAAAAAATGTTTTCATGTTCCAGATTAAACATAGTTAATACAAAAAAACCGAAAACTATAGTCGTAGATTACTCATCTCCAAATGTTGCTAAAGAAATGCACGTAGGTCATTTAAGATCTACTATTATTGGCGATGTTTTAGTTAGAGTATTAAAATACTTAGGTCACAAAGTTATAAAAGTTAATCATATTGGAGATTGGGGTATTCAATTTGGAATGTTAATTGCTTTTATGTTAGAAAAAAAAATTGATTTCAAGGAAAAAATCGACTTAAAAAAATTGGAAATTTTTTATCAGAAAGCTAAAAAAAAATATGAAATTAATAATAATTTTGCTAGAAAATCAAAAAATTTTACTTGTTTACTTCAGAAAAAAGAATCTTTTTGTATTGATATATGGAAAAAAATTGTAGATATTACTGTAAAATACAATCAAGAAATTTATAAAAAATTAAATGTTTCTTTACTTTTAAAAGATGTAAAAGGAGAAAGTCAATATAATGATCATCTTAGATCACTAGTCAAAGATCTCATTAAAAAAAATATAGCTGTAAAAAAAAATGGATCTATTATTGTTTATTTAAATGAATTTAAAAATAGAAATGGAAAAACTATGGGAGTAATTATCAGAAAAAAAGATAAATCTTATCTTTATTCAACGATTGATATTGCTTGCTTAAAATATAGATGTCAAACTTTATTAGCAGATAGAATTGTTTACTATACTGATTCTCGACAAGAACAACATTTAAAACAAGTAACAATCATAGCAAAAAAAGCTGGTTATGTACCCTTAAATGTATTAATAGAACATCATGTGTTCGGAATGATTTTATCTAAAAAAAAACAACCATTTAAAACAAGAACCGGTGATAATATTAAATTAACAACTCTTATAAATAAAGCTATAGAAAAATCAACAAAAATAATAAAAGAAAAAAATCCAAAAATATCTAAAAAAGAACTTAATAATTATGCTCCTATTATTGGAATAGGTGCTCTTAAATATTTCGATTTATCAAAAAACAGAAATAATAATTATATATTTGATTGGGAACAAATACTATCTTTTGAAGGAAATACAGCACCCTATATACAATATGCTTATACTAGAATTATTTCTATTTTAAAAAAATCTAAACTGCATAAATTAAATATTAAAGAAAAAATTTGCCTAAAAAAAGAAATTGAAAAAAAATTAATTATTCAACTTTTAGAATTCGAAGAAATTATTTTAAATATTTCAAAACATGGGAAACCTCATATTATGTGTTTATATTTATACGAATTATCTTCTATTTTTTCTTCCTTTTATGAAACCTGTCCTATTATCTTCGCAAAGAAAAAGAAAATATTTTTAAGTAGGATTAAATTATCCATACTAACTTCAAAGGTAATAAAAAAAGGATTAAATCTATTAGGTATTAAAACTATTGAAAAAATGTAA
- the flhA gene encoding flagellar biosynthesis protein FlhA, with amino-acid sequence MTRKSIFIENIKKILKNVTWIDFSGPILILIILSMMILPLSAFFLDIFFTFNIAISVTILLVTMLIKKTLEFSAFPIILLFATLLRLSLNVASTRIILLQGHNGIFSAGRVVEAFGHFLVGSNFTIGIIIFSIFIIINFIVVTKGSGRIAEVSARFILDGMPGKQMAIDADLNSGLIKEKIAKKRRLEVIREADFYGSMDGASKFIRGDAIAGLLIMIINILGGFIVGIVQHGMYFAKAIKTYTLLTIGDGLVAQIPALILSIASGVMVTKVNISQNVSKQMINQLFINPKVFLLSGLVLGILGLVPGMPNLIFLIFTASFLFFSKYIFDKQKKEDNHSHIKVKDKKTVEATWNDVNIQDLISVEVGKNLLTLVDSKEENLLEKITEVRKMCAKKFGFLPSYVHIKSNLDLPVNTYKIFIKGIKIDEWIIVQKKYLAIDMKKNILKIKGESTIEPSFGFSAFWIDKNMIRTAKAYGYSVVQPSSIIATHLSIIISKNLSTLLGFQETQNLLDRVAQEIPKLIENLIPDSISFINLHTILKNLLSENISIKDMRTILETIIEYSKIHKNVNDLTSEIRISLSNSIIQDAFSDLNNAKIMKLDRKIEKDLIFFLKNKNLKNVDPIFILKLIEATKRSIEKQKKIKGSLVLVVHDSLRRFISIILRKHFSDLTILSNLEIREFVNIVMINFICIE; translated from the coding sequence ATGACGAGGAAATCTATTTTTATTGAAAATATTAAAAAAATTTTAAAAAATGTAACGTGGATCGATTTTTCAGGTCCAATTTTGATTTTGATCATATTATCCATGATGATTTTACCTCTATCAGCTTTTTTTTTAGATATTTTTTTTACTTTTAACATAGCAATATCTGTTACTATATTATTAGTAACCATGTTAATTAAAAAAACCTTAGAATTTTCTGCTTTTCCTATAATATTGCTTTTTGCTACTTTATTAAGATTATCATTAAATGTTGCTTCAACAAGAATCATTTTGCTTCAAGGGCATAACGGTATTTTTTCAGCAGGTCGTGTTGTAGAAGCATTTGGACATTTTTTAGTAGGTAGTAATTTTACTATAGGAATCATCATTTTTTCAATTTTTATTATTATTAATTTTATTGTAGTAACAAAGGGATCAGGACGCATTGCAGAAGTTAGTGCTAGATTTATATTAGATGGAATGCCAGGAAAACAAATGGCCATTGATGCAGATCTTAATTCAGGATTAATTAAAGAAAAAATAGCTAAAAAACGTAGGTTAGAAGTAATTAGAGAAGCTGATTTTTATGGTTCTATGGATGGTGCTAGTAAATTTATTCGAGGCGATGCTATTGCTGGATTACTTATTATGATAATAAATATTTTGGGAGGATTCATTGTTGGAATCGTCCAGCATGGCATGTATTTTGCTAAGGCAATAAAAACATATACATTATTAACAATAGGCGATGGTTTGGTAGCTCAAATTCCTGCTTTAATTCTTTCAATAGCTTCAGGAGTGATGGTAACTAAAGTAAACATTTCTCAAAATGTCAGTAAACAAATGATTAATCAATTATTTATTAATCCTAAAGTTTTTTTATTAAGTGGTTTAGTATTAGGAATATTAGGTTTAGTTCCTGGGATGCCTAATTTAATTTTTTTAATATTTACAGCATCTTTTTTATTTTTTTCAAAATATATATTTGATAAACAAAAAAAAGAAGATAATCATTCCCATATTAAAGTTAAAGATAAAAAAACAGTAGAAGCTACGTGGAACGATGTAAATATACAAGACTTAATTAGTGTAGAAGTAGGAAAAAATTTACTAACTTTAGTTGATTCGAAAGAAGAAAATTTATTAGAAAAAATTACAGAAGTTAGAAAAATGTGTGCTAAAAAATTTGGATTTTTACCGTCATATGTACATATAAAAAGTAATTTAGATTTACCAGTTAACACTTATAAAATTTTTATAAAAGGAATTAAAATTGATGAATGGATTATTGTTCAAAAAAAATATTTAGCTATTGATATGAAAAAAAATATTCTTAAAATAAAAGGAGAGAGTACAATAGAACCATCTTTTGGTTTTTCCGCTTTTTGGATTGATAAGAATATGATACGAACAGCTAAAGCATATGGTTATTCTGTAGTTCAGCCTAGTTCAATAATAGCTACTCATTTAAGCATCATAATTTCGAAAAATTTAAGTACTTTATTAGGATTTCAGGAAACACAAAATTTATTAGATCGAGTTGCTCAAGAAATTCCTAAATTGATAGAAAACTTAATACCTGATAGTATATCTTTCATAAATTTACATACTATTTTAAAAAATTTGTTATCAGAAAATATATCGATTAAGGATATGAGAACAATTTTAGAAACAATAATAGAATATTCAAAGATACATAAAAATGTAAATGATTTAACAAGTGAGATTAGAATTTCTTTAAGTAATAGTATCATTCAAGATGCTTTTTCTGATTTAAATAATGCAAAAATAATGAAATTAGATAGAAAGATAGAAAAAGATTTAATATTTTTTTTAAAAAACAAAAATTTAAAAAATGTCGATCCTATTTTTATTTTAAAATTAATTGAGGCAACAAAAAGATCAATAGAAAAACAAAAAAAGATTAAAGGTTCTTTGGTTTTAGTAGTTCATGATTCATTGAGAAGATTTATCTCCATTATTTTAAGAAAACATTTCTCAGATTTAACTATTTTGTCAAATTTAGAAATAAGAGAATTTGTTAACATCGTTATGATAAATTTTATTTGTATCGAGTAA
- a CDS encoding EscU/YscU/HrcU family type III secretion system export apparatus switch protein produces the protein MFSFLFESIKFKVSFLKENIQKMNPINGIKNFFSFQLVIEFFKIIIKMFIVSFFFSYYVIYRLNDLFFLIKTSYTKAFFLGMSFIYKCYLLIMILFIPVVIIDVYWNNFNYYRKMKMSVQELKEEIKEMEGNTIVKDKILREMRKNTEKKFFDI, from the coding sequence ATTTTTTCGTTTTTATTTGAAAGTATTAAATTTAAAGTTAGTTTTTTAAAGGAAAATATACAAAAAATGAATCCAATTAATGGAATAAAAAATTTTTTTTCATTTCAATTGGTCATTGAATTTTTCAAAATAATAATAAAAATGTTTATTGTTTCCTTTTTTTTTTCATATTATGTAATTTACAGATTGAATGATTTATTTTTTTTAATAAAGACATCTTATACTAAGGCTTTTTTTTTAGGAATGAGTTTTATTTATAAATGTTATTTATTAATTATGATATTGTTTATTCCTGTTGTTATAATAGATGTATATTGGAACAATTTTAATTATTACAGAAAAATGAAAATGTCTGTTCAAGAATTAAAAGAAGAAATAAAAGAAATGGAAGGAAATACAATTGTTAAAGATAAAATTCTTCGTGAAATGAGAAAAAATACAGAAAAAAAATTTTTTGATATTTAA